From the genome of Anoplopoma fimbria isolate UVic2021 breed Golden Eagle Sablefish chromosome 1, Afim_UVic_2022, whole genome shotgun sequence, one region includes:
- the rabgef1l gene encoding RAB guanine nucleotide exchange factor (GEF) 1, like — MTSQRRGIHLDQSELLCKKGCGFYGNTGMLGLCSKCWREENQREKQKQIQEDWALAERLQKEEEEAYASRHQKAPSQSTITPFNKFEERKTKEKSSKVHTVTKFFTPSTKTPSKKATPFEAQSSPSPSSSASRHSSVDSDHATREFIDFLKPLKSGREIFKQCRAFTESMVYKRDMGADELSECVQDFYQNLSDRLHTQFKGSSEHVESVMDEVERYMMTRLYKEVFCPETTDDEKKDLAIQKRIRALHWVTIEMLCVPVDEEIAEASDSVVKAITDVIEMDSKRVPKEKLACITRCSKHIFNAIKISKKEAASADDFLPTLIYIVLKANPPRLQSNIQYITRFSNPSRLMTGEDGYYFTNLCCAVAFIEKLDGQSLNLSSEEFELYMSGQASPQWPQSTGASSCSPGSSTLSQVDKRLDLLAGLGERQDQVMEKARQLESDLIDWTDEVEQKVQSVLESFPPETQNPSAATASGTTSAASSAIDSDNVENEHLPPPLQPQVFAG; from the exons ATGACGAGCCAGCGGCGTGGGATCCatctggaccaatcagagctgcTTTGCAAAAAAGGATGTGGTTTTTATGGCAACACTGGCATGCTGGGCCTGTGCTCTAAGTGCTGGCGAGAGGAAAATCAGCgagaaaagcaaaaacagattCAAGAGGACTGGGCACTTGCTGAGAG gctgcagaaagaggaagaggaagcctATGCAAGCAGACATCAGAAGGCCCCATCACAGTCTACCATCACACCCTTCAACAAgtttgaggaaagaaaaactaaGGAAAAGTCCAGCAAAGTCCACACAGTCACAAAGTTTTTTACTCCCTCCACAAAAACACCATCAAAAAAAG CTACTCCTTTTGAAGCTCAGTCCAGCCCAAGCCCCAGCTCCTCTGCAAGCCGTCATTCCTCGGTGGACAGTGACCATGCAACGAGAGAGTTCATTGATTTTCTCAAGCCCCTGAAGTCTGGCAGGGAGATCTTCAAACAGTGCCGGGCCTTCACTGAGAGCATGGTCTATAAGCGG GACATGGGTGCTGATGAGCTGTCAGAGTGTGTGCAGGACTTCTACCAGAATCTCTCAGACCGCCTCCACACCCAGTTCAAAG GTTCCTCAGAACATGTAGAGAGCGTTATGGATGAAGTAGAAAGGTACATGATGACTCGTCTCTACAAGGAAGTGTTCTGTCCTGAGACCACAGACGATGAGAAGAAAGACCTGGCCATTCAGAAGAGAATCAG AGCCTTGCATTGGGTCACCATTGAGATGCTGTGTGTTCCTGTAGATGAGGAGATCGCTGAGGCGTCAGACAGTGTAGTCAAAGCCATCACAG ATGTAATTGAAATGGATTCAAAGCGTGTGCCCAAGGAGAAGCTGGCGTGCATCACTCGTTGCAGCAAGCACATCTTCAACGCCATCAAAATCAGCAAAAAAGAGGCTGCATCTGCAGATGACTTCCTCCCGACACTCATCTACATTGTGCTGAAAGCAAACCCACCGCGACTGCAGTCCAACATCCAGTACATCACCCGCTTCAGCAACCCCAGCAGACTAATGACTGGAGAGGATGGTTACTACTTCACTAATCTG TGCTGTGCAGTGGCCTTCATTGAGAAGCTGGACGGTCAGTCTCTGAACCTAAGCTCTGAGGAGTTTGAGCTCTACATGTCCGGCCAGGCATCCCCCCAATGGCCACAGTCCACCGGAGCTTCTTCCTGCTCCCCAGGCAGCTCGACTCTCAGTCAGGTCGACAAACGGCTGGACCTGCTGGCAGGGCTCGGAGAAAGGCAGGACCAGGTCATGGAGAAGGCTCGCCAGCTGGAGAGCGACCTCATAGACTGGACGGACGAGGTGGAGCAGAAGGTGCAGAGCGTTCTGGAGAGCTTTCCACCAGAGACGCAAAACCCGTCTGCAGCCACAGCTAGTGGGACAACGTCTGCAGCATCATCAGCAATCGACTCTGATAACGTTGAGAATGAGCACCTGCCCCCACCTCTGCAACCGCAAGTGTTTGCTGGTTGA
- the LOC129091082 gene encoding uncharacterized protein LOC129091082, which produces MDMIISLLVLSTLPQLIVPTVLPGTSLRAVVEFVSGDSRIFSGESVRLKCSVPDVHNSSWDYLWFRESEQLPQNGKHLILWKTRVQESGKFYCQGVRDTAVGNIHTLQSLPLEINVDGGWAILKVQPHSSLVGDTLKVTCRIRGTPQLHEVILYKDGIEVMRQNGLNPHIYLTNLRLEDQGMYSCRASWDVARRTHSIVSVDTSVLVSEVLSQPVLEIVADNNLIPVNKLRLICHIQYNARAPAPPVHFYFYKNDNRLGTATSVNHVLIPRSPGQYSCKAKVPGLDITRWSEHKSFGQVIGPQAMIPQAPRPRYRSPLAPSISSPYLLLSPAAEPTVFQPTSMSIISSYPTQKPSQSAETSPLLSTVQSPN; this is translated from the exons ATGGACATGATAATTTCCCTCCTTG ttCTTTCCACACTGCCACAGCTCATAGTACCTACAG ttcTCCCTGGGACCTCGCTGAGAGCTGTAGTGGAGTTTGTGTCAGGGGATTCAAGGATCTTCTCTGGAGAGAGTGTGCGGCTGAAATGCAGCGTTCCTGATGTCCACAACTCCTCGTGGGATTACTTGTGGTTCAGGGAATCTGAACAGCTCCCCCAGAATGGGAAGCACCTCATTCTGTGGAAAACCAGGGTTCAAGAGAGTGGGAAATTTTACTGCCAGGGAGTGAGGGATACAGCAGTAGGAAACATACACACCCTCCAAAGTTTACCTTTGGAAATCAATGTGGATG GAGGATGGGCTATCCTGAAAGTCCAACCTCATTCCAGCCTGGTTGGAGACACCTTGAAGGTCACATGTCGCATCCGAGGCACACCCCAACTTCACGAGGTGATTCTGTACAAAGATGGCATTGAAGTTATGAGACAAAATGGCCTCAACCCACATATCTACCTGACCAACTTGAGGCTCGAGGACCAAGGAATGTATTCTTGTAGGGCTTCCTGGGACGTAGCCAGGCGTACACACTCTATAGTGTCAGTTGACACATCAGTTCTGGTTTCAG AGGTTCTGTCGCAGCCAGTTTTGGAGATTGTTGCAGACAATAACCTGATTCCAGTGAATAAGCTGAGGCTAATTTGCCACATCCAATACAACGCCCGTGCTCCTGCCCCCCCAGTACACTTCTATTTCTACAAGAATGACAACCGACTGGGAACAGCAACATCTGTGAACCATGTTCTGATCCCACGGTCTCCAGGCCAGTACAGCTGCAAGGCAAAGGTGCCTGGGTTAGATATCACCAGGTGGAGTGAACACAAATCGTTTGGACAAGTAATAG GACCACAGGCAATGATTCCTCAAGCTCCTCGTCCCAGATATCGATCACCTTTAGCCCCATCAATCTCATCCCCATACCTCTTGCTGTCTCCTGCTGCTGAGCCTACTGTCTTTCAGCCAACTAGTATGAGCATCATATCCTCATATCCTACCCAGAAGCCTTCACAGTCAGCAGAAACAAGCCCTTTGCTATCTACAGTCCAGTCTCCTAATTAA
- the otol1b gene encoding otolin 1b encodes MRIISCQSTLVAVVVVTLAVVSCAEAKTTQKPKYQYTKKPVPQITVHSPVTTSMPKNLKTVSSSNPVKPHPLPATEKNTYPNNDYPQRYPEGTEPPGAGPENYTLDYNECYFNFCECCPPERGPRGPKGDRGLGGPPGDRGLTGAAGLPGQTGVSGPMGLRGDRGEKGEKGSSGTGGPQGVPGKPGQKGDSGSKGEKGEIGLQGVKGDGGVKGEPGQNGTAGEKGEPGKDGPVGPPGVAVELGPKGDKGDKGDCGTFVERGQKGERGDTGSPGIPGGMGIPGINGKHGSPGPVGVRGDQGPPGPQGEPGPRGPEGPQGVRGMFGPKGDRGFPGKRGDRGIRGLKGSKGSEYTQKRSAFSVGISPRKSFPPSGFPIRFDKVFYNEENHFNVTSNSFTCVHAGVYVFSFHITVRNQPLRATLVVNGSRRVRTRDSLYGQDIDQASTLVVLQLVVGDQVWMETLRDWNGAYASNEDDSIFSGFLLYSNTV; translated from the exons GAAGTACCAGTACACCAAGAAGCCCGTCCCTCAGATCACCGTGCACAGCCCTGTGACCACCAGCATGCCCAAGAATCTCAAGACAGTGTCGAGTTCAAATCCTGTGAAGCCCCATCCGCTGCCCGCCACAGAGAAGAACACCTATCCAAATAACGATTATCCACAGCGCTACCCGGAGGGCACCGAGCCCCCTGGTGCCGGTCCTGAGAATTACACTCTCGATTACAACGAGTGCTACTTTAACTTCTGTGAGTGCTGTCCACCTGAGAGAGGCCCCAGGGGGCCAAAGGGAGACAGAGGCCTGGGAG GGCCACCAGGTGATAGAGGCCTTACAGGAGCAGCTGGTTTACCTGGCCAAACGGGAGTCAGTGGTCCTATGGGGTTAAGAGGAGACAGGG GTGAGAAAGGTGAGAAAGGAAGCAGTGGGACAGGCGGGCCCCAAGGAGTCCCTGGGAAACCAGGACAAAAAG GTGATTCTGGTTCAAAAGGTGAAAAAGGTGAAATAGGGTTGCAAGGTGTCAAAGGTGATGGTGGTGTGAAGGGGGAACCTGGCCAGAATGGGACTGCTGGTGAGAAAGGAGAACCGGGAAAAGATGGGCCAGTTGGACCTCCAGGAGTGGCTGTTGAGTTAGGTCCTAAAGGAGACAAGGGAGATAAGGGGGATTGTGGCACTTTTgtggagagaggacagaaaggTGAGCGAGGGGATACTGGATCTCCTGGCATTCCAGGAGGGATGGGCATTCCAGGAATAAACGGCAAGCATGGTTCCCCAGGTCCTGTGGGTGTCCGTGGGGATCAGGGACCTCCAGGACCACAAGGAGAACCAGGGCCTAGAGGACCCGAGGGACCACAAGGAGTAAGAGGGATGTTTGGGCCAAAAGGGGACAGAGGTTTCCCTGGGAAGAGAGGTGATCGGGGCATTCGTGGATTGAAAGGATCAAAGGGATCAGAGTATACCCAGAAACGCTCAGCCTTCAGCGTAGGTATCTCTCCAAGAAAGTCCTTCCCTCCCTCTGGCTTCCCGATCCGCTTCGACAAAGTCTTCTACAACGAAGAGAACCACTTCAATGTCACTTCCAACAGCTTCACATGCGTCCACGCCGGGGTTTACGTCTTCTCCTTCCACATCACTGTACGCAATCAGCCTCTCCGCGCCACGCTGGTGGTGAACGGGTCACGGCGGGTAAGGACGCGGGACTCTCTGTACGGTCAAGACATCGACCAGGCGTCCACTCTGGTGGTGCTGCAGCTGGTGGTGGGTGATCAGGTGTGGATGGAAACGCTCAGAGACTGGAATGGTGCATATGCCAGCAATGAGGATGACAGCATCTTCTCTGGGTTCCTGCTTTACTCAAACACAGTCTGA